GGCATCGCAGGGCATTGTGTCCCCAGAGAAGACCAGCTGCCAGCCAGACTGATGAGTGATGCTGCAGGCAAAGGCATTCTTACAGTGACGCACTGGACAAGTCTGGAACTATGAGAGAAACAGAATATATGTATTTAAGCTTTGATGACAGCCTCAATAAACAGTCGCTGAACCTAACAAGAGTGTTATGAGTCTTATTGAACCACGAAGCAGCCTGTTCAAGTCTCCACATACCTTTGCTAAATCAGATTTCTTCAGCAGTGCTTGGATGAATGCCTTGGTTTTGAACTTGGACACCTCAGCCCCCTCACACATGACTTTGCTTGGGACAATGCTGAAACATAGTCAAGAATACATCAATATTAGAGACGATGGACATCATATCATCAGGTTTGAAAGCATGAATTGAACAGAGTAAGGCGTGTCTTTCCTGACATACTTGACATGGCTGAGGATCTCCTCACAGTGGTCATGGTACTGGTTGAGCCAGGTCATCATCTGGACAGGGGCTATCAGATAGATGGGGCTGAAGGCTTTCCCAAGAGTTGCCTGAACGGTGAAGAGATAAGGACATACATTCATTAAAGTGTTCCATTTTGCATGAATTAAACAGGACTCATCTTAAAATCTGAAAAAGAGAAACTCTTTACTGACCAAGGCTCTCTCTCTTTGAAACAGCAAACTCAACAATCCCTGGAAAATAAAGTCATATTCTTTAAAAACTGATTTGAAATTACTTTATGCCAGAATATATGCTATAACTCTGTAATAAACAAATATTTATAGGAAAAATAATCTTTACTGTGTGATGGTCCGCATGCATGTGAGAGATGAAGACGGTTGAGATCTTTGCCAGTGTCTCATCCACACTGTCCCCATAGTGTCGGCACAGCTGGCCAAAGGTGCCCTCTCCGCAGTCCAGCAGCACTGACTGAGTGGCActgaaggagatgggacagagcagaaacacagagagacagacatttaTACTGGCTACCTCACACACATCTttaaggatttttttttataGTAACTCGAGTCTACCTGAGGGCCATTACCTGATGTTGACCAAGTTACCACTAACATTCCTGATCTTCATAGGAAGAGCTGATCCAGTTCCTAAAAAGACCACCTCTGGGTATTTTTCTGCCCGCCCTGCAAGAAACACAATTTTTCTATGCCATTGAAATTTCAGACGTAAAACTATGATATTCTATCAGACAAAAGGACTACAGGAAACTAAACTCTGTTACCTTCTTAAATGCCCAGAGTGAAATGTTTGCAACTCCATTCAAGAGGAGTAAAGAGAAATTGATGGAGCTTTGGACTGAGCAATGTAACATCTTCCCTTGGGCTTCTAGCCTGACCTGTATCAGAGCAGGGCTCACCAGACAGCACTGCAGCATCAGTCGCACGGAACCGCTTACACTCCTCCACTTCTTGGAGGAAGTTAGGGGCCTCCGCAGCCTCTTTCACAAACTCTTCAGTGTCACAAGAGGGGATGGCATCTCTGATGAATAAGAAACAGTAGAGCACACACACCACTCATCACATAGTGCTGAGAGGGGCAGCGACGCTCTCATTTGACTTTGACAGTGTTGGCATCTATAAGATCATAGAAGAAATAGTAAGTCACACTTGAAAGTAGTGTTTCATCTGAAAAGGTTTTCTTTGACAAAGCAGCCCTTCGTAAGTGGAGACTAATGTCTGGTAAATTGTGGCCTGAAGGACATACTCACCTTTGCCATTCAATCTTGGGTCTGAGCTGGAACTTCAGAAGACACTCGGCTCTGACATTGGGGACATGCAGGGCAGCCTGGGTCTCCTTGAGAAGATCAACAACAAGAGTAGAAACAAAAGCAAGAGTAGAAACAGATTAGCACAATACAACGCAAGCTACAAAAGGTTTCCAAATGAACACGCTTATCTCTGTGTAACAGCAGGTTACAATGGTGAATAATGAAAGTTGTAGCACTTCACAACTTACCTTTGTTGTATAGTGCTGGAGCTCTGGAAATATCTCTGGATGAATCAGATGGAGCTGAGTTTGAATCTTGTGGCTCCTGACGTTGTGAACAGTGCAAACTTGCTCATTCAGGATCAGGTGCTCCGTGGTAGATGGAAAcctaaaatacaaaaacacacaaaaacatgaaACATGTAGAAAGACCAACAGAAAACAGAGAGACAAGTGAAGTGCAGAATATGGAATATGTAAACAGTCTGAAACTGAGTATTACATATGGCTGATTTTGTACCTTTCCATCCATTGCTTGTATTCATCTGTTTTCAGCACAGACTCGGGGCTCATGTGGACTACTAAGGCAGCAGGGTCCTCTGTTCCTCCACGTTGGTATCTACAGATGAGACAAATAACTCAGAACTTAACTACAATCTCCTAAAGAAGGCCTAAGGAGTAATGACGCAGGATGCAGAAGCAGCCTTTGACACATTTGGCCAACTTCGCTCAGGCCATTACCTGCTCAGCTGCTGATCGATGCAGATTGGTTGAACAAACTCCTCAGAGGGACACTCCACAACAATGAAGGCTGGTCCTGGATCAGTGGGAGTGCACACCTCCTCAGGATGGATCTGTAGGACAACCATCAGGATCACATCAGATAACAAGACCAAATGTATCTAACATTTACAATAGCTAATCCAAAATTCCAGAGCCCCAACAATCAACCAAATATAATTGAAGTACCTCTCTTCCTTCATAGGTAACACTTTTCCCATCCTTCAGAGCTGCAATGAGAGGACCAATAGCTGCAGTGCCTCTGTGGAGAAAGTGCATCAAAAAAGTCATTAATCGGCTCAAGTTTGTTGAGCAGGCAAAACTAAAAAAATTTGTATTGAACAATCAACTTACACTGGTAATCCAAGGTTTTTTGCTTGAGCAACCAAGAAGTTCCCCTTCTTAGGATGAAGCTGCAAGTCAAAGAGAAAATTTGACATAAATTGCATCACAATGCAATAATTCAGTATGTCACTGAGACAATGATATTGTGTTTCTTACCTTACAAATGAATGCCACAACTAAAGAAGGATCCCTTGTTGCTCTTGCTTTTCCACCTGAAATGAAAATGCAATGTGGGAATTGGTGCCCTTTGGAGCTCAACATGATGTCCCTGATAGCGCTGCATGCTCCTTTAGTCTCATGGGTCATCCTTCCCAATCTCTTCCCGTTGACTTGACTATTGGAAGTCTGGATAAATTTAGTATTGAATTTTGCGTTTGAATGGGAGCGCTGCCTGGGTTAACACTTGCATTTGATTGGCTCGGAATATAAATGATATTTTCCTTCAGGAGAGGCATTTCCTTGTGTTTCTTTTTTGTTTTTACTTGTTTTGTTCGTCCATATCTCTTTTCCTACTGTGTTGTACAAAGTTTTAGCAGTCTGTCTTGTATCTTATGCTAGCTAGCTTTTTGCAAGTCAGAAACATTTTCAGAAACACAACCTGTTTGTACCTCCATCCTAGCAAAATAGTTGATTGGTTTGATTAGCGACACTAGTGCCCATGTAGACTCCACCATACTTCCCCTCTTTTTATCATCTTCGTCCCCAGGGTTTCTAACAGTCAGAGCATGCGCAGCCTGGGCTTCAGAGCCTACAAGCTCCTAGTCTTACCTGGGCTGGttgctctctccttcctgctgtctGTGCTGGTGTCCTCAGAGTCTTCCGGCCTCCACAGCTCCCTTCTCTGGGGACTACTGGAGGGGCTGCTCCTCCCTGAGTTAGGGGAGCACTTTGGCCCATCCTCTCTGAGCTGGGCTGGTATAATTGGGGTTAAGAGTGTCAACTACCAACTCTTCAGTATGAGAACACAAATATTCACTATTTTACCCGTCATAAACTTAATATGCTTTAAGATAAAGAGTATGAGTAACAGTAAATTACTCAATTCTAAAAAAAAATTACCAAGGTGATTTCTAGTACTCACCAAATATTGGTATTTGACTAACTGTCATTGTGTCATCTGTGTATTGTTTCTCGGTGTATGGTCGAACAGCTAGCTTGATTTCTTCCAGTGGTCCAGAAAATACTCTGATGGCATTCACATATTTCTCCTAGATCAAGAGGAGGAAATTACATATTAGACTCAGGATACCACAAAAACAGTTGACTCATTACAGACAATCTTTTGTACTGCTACAATGTCCACTCACCAGTTGTGGTGGTCCAGAGAGAACAACCTCAGGGACACCAGTGTCTTTCAGTGTCAATATCATCCCTAAACCAGAGAGTACACAGTTTATCACACCTAAGGACATACACGGAGACATAGGCTAAGCATGCAATAACCTTTGACCTATGTCTAGCTACAGTCATGTGAAAAAGTAAGTACACACCCTGGAAAGTGGTCTTTTTTGGTGCATATTTGGACAGATGGCTATGTAATCTTCACATCAACATTATTGACAGATAAAGGTAACCTCATTTAACAAATGACACAGAAAGATTATACTTTGCAATCATTTATTAATCAAAAATCAACCGAAACGCAATTCCATAGTGCAGGAAACATAAGTACATTCCTAGCTTCAATAGCTGGTGTTGCCCCCTTTGGCTGAAATAACTTCATGTAGCCGTTTCTTGCAACTGTCTATGTCTCTTACATCCACTGGGAGGAATTTTTGCATACTCTTCTTTACAGTACTGCTTCAATTGTGTCATGTATGGGGGCTTGTTTTGCATGTACAGCCCGCTTCAAGTCCCCCCACTGTTTTTTGACACATTTGAGATCTGGGTTTTGACTCGGGCCATTCCATACCCTCAATTCTTATTTTTTAGCCATTCTGTTGTAGTTTTGCATCATTGTCCTGTTACAAGATCCATGTTCAGTTTAGTTTCAGCTTTTTGACAGATGGCCTCACATTCTCCTCAATAATTCTCTGGAATAATATTGAATTCATGGTTGACTCAATAATGGCAAACTGGCCAGGCCCTGAggtagcaaagcagccccaaactaTAATGCCACCACCTCCATGCTCTAcggttggtatgaggttcttctGTTCAAAGGCAGTGTTTCGTTTTAGCCAAACATGGCATCTGGCATTGCagccaaacacattttttttgtgatTTGTTAAACTGGGTTACCTTTATCAATGAATGTGGTTGGAATTTAGCTCAAATGTATGTGCACAAAtatgtaaaaacaacaacattaccACTTTCCATGGGGTGTACTTACTTTTTCACATGACAGTACACAGAGACATAGGCTAATCATGCAATAAGTTTTGATCTGTCTATTATGTATGCACAGTTTTTCCCAGGTTGACAGATAACTGACTTGATGTCAAGTGGCTAGAATAACAAGCAACTTACCTGATAGACCACCAACATTCTCCCAGCTCATTCTAGTGAGGAAAATATTGTCCAAGCGAGCAGCTTTTAACCTGACAAGAGGAACATTGAGATTTATTGAGCAGAGACTGAATTATAGATTTTAGTTGAAAATTGACAGGAGGCAATTCAACTTACTTGTGCTCTTGCATCAGCCTCTGTGTTCCCTCACCACAGTTGAATAGGTACCTTCCACAGAGGGAAAAGGGTAAACAAATATGCTGCAGCCAAGTGCCTTTCTGATACCCACTATACAAATATATTTGGCAACAAATTATCAGACACTCATGTTCTCTGGTTAAGTTACCTATTGAACTCAGAGAAGACATAAAGTGATGCGCCATTATCTCGGCTCCCTGCCCCGACGACCTGCGCGTAGACAGTGGCTGGTCCATGCACATCCACTCCACGTTTCCTCTGTTCTCTAGACTTCACATGTCGCAATGTTTCTTTGGGTGCTCTGGGTTTCTTTGATCCCCGATGTTGGTTGTCTGTTGTGTTCGTAGACATTGTCCGCAGAAACTGAAAAAGATGTTCACTGCATGCGAAGCTTTGTAGGCGACCCGTAGGCGTGTGTCTCACAAATAGCCATGCAATTGATTTACAGTGTAGAGACACTTTAGTCATACTAAACATTCGGTTTAATGAAAGTCAGTTCTGCTCGTCGTACAAGACAGCAAACTATCGACAATCATTGCATAATCTTTATGAAAATATAATTTTACCTATCAGCCCACATATCATTGAAATATAAACATTCAGCGGTTGAGACATGTGATTTGACGCTCAACTGTGTTTTTTCCGGCGTAGATTGATGACGTCTTCATCACGCTCTCGATCATTGGtgtgtttattttgtatttatttaacctttaactagacaagccagttaagaacaaatcggtatttacaatgacggactaccaaaaggcctcctgcggggacggaggCTGCGATTAaactttaaatatatatatatatatatatatatatatatatatatatataaatataggacaaaacacacatcactacataaagagagacctaaaacaacaacatagcatggtagcagcacaaaacatggtacaaccattattgggcacagacaacagcacaaagggcaagaaggtagagacaacaatacatcacacaaagcagccacaactgtcagtaagagtgtccatgatcgagtctttgaattaagagatttagataaaactgtccagtttgagtgtttgttacagctcgttccagtcgctaaattagctgcagcgaactgaaaagaggagcaacccagggatgtgtgtgctttggggacctttgacagaatgt
This sequence is a window from Oncorhynchus mykiss isolate Arlee chromosome 13, USDA_OmykA_1.1, whole genome shotgun sequence. Protein-coding genes within it:
- the LOC110486601 gene encoding zinc phosphodiesterase ELAC protein 2 — translated: MFSMTKVSLHCKSIAWLFVRHTPTGRLQSFACSEHLFQFLRTMSTNTTDNQHRGSKKPRAPKETLRHVKSREQRKRGVDVHGPATVYAQVVGAGSRDNGASLYVFSEFNRYLFNCGEGTQRLMQEHKLKAARLDNIFLTRMSWENVGGLSGMILTLKDTGVPEVVLSGPPQLEKYVNAIRVFSGPLEEIKLAVRPYTEKQYTDDTMTVSQIPIFAQLREDGPKCSPNSGRSSPSSSPQRRELWRPEDSEDTSTDSRKERATSPGGKARATRDPSLVVAFICKLHPKKGNFLVAQAKNLGLPVGTAAIGPLIAALKDGKSVTYEGREIHPEEVCTPTDPGPAFIVVECPSEEFVQPICIDQQLSRYQRGGTEDPAALVVHMSPESVLKTDEYKQWMERFPSTTEHLILNEQVCTVHNVRSHKIQTQLHLIHPEIFPELQHYTTKETQAALHVPNVRAECLLKFQLRPKIEWQRDAIPSCDTEEFVKEAAEAPNFLQEVEECKRFRATDAAVLSGRAEKYPEVVFLGTGSALPMKIRNVSGNLVNISATQSVLLDCGEGTFGQLCRHYGDSVDETLAKISTVFISHMHADHHTGLLSLLFQRERALATLGKAFSPIYLIAPVQMMTWLNQYHDHCEEILSHVNIVPSKVMCEGAEVSKFKTKAFIQALLKKSDLAKFQTCPVRHCKNAFACSITHQSGWQLVFSGDTMPCDALAHMGKNATLLIHEATLEDGLEDEAVEKRHSTTSQAIGIGMKMNAEFIMLNHFSQRYAKIPLFSEDFNDRVGISFDHMRIRFGDFRILPRLIPPLKALFAEEIGEMEERRGRRELKQMKGVIAESNEEQRTPNEGETGKGAKREPEEPTQDVGSKRLKTN